ttggaatataatattatactcgtTTAATGCAAGGAATAATGTTGGTAGAACTTTgttatcaaaatttttattataaaattcgtTTGTTGAACACTCTACATATCCAAAAATAAGAACATAAACATTACCTATTCAAATATTTGCGCATTCGAAAACTAGAATTCACCGTAAAAACGTTAGCGAGGGAGCTTTCcgaaaaagttataaaaaattcaaagccCGGCTGGCGCGGCGGCTTTGTCCTCTTCAAAAGAGGGATGGAGTGGGGCGGGTCACTTGTGCCCCCGAAAACCAATGTTGCtaggttacaaataaaaaaaattgcgtgaaaaataaaataaaatactttatttatcacgtaggcgaacaaagttgcacttatgatacgccaaaacaaagcataagaataataattattatttctaaacaactattgaaattacttatataactatggacattttaaattagggataaaatttatattaaaaacaaggtacgaaccgaagtaaccagctcgggctggcaagtagggggaaatagaagggtaacgcgtcacgatcctcaccggtgaggacatgagccctgaCCTAGCtaaccagcctttcactagcatATAAAATCTAGATAACAGATCTTTCGAATACGAACCCGTCTGGGAAggaattatttctattaacacagcaaagtgactccactagaTCTGATAGTAAATGAAGTGACAATCAGAGTTTCTACTGACAAGAGATAAATATATGTTGtcagttaacacaattatagCCCACGCCTCATAAAACCTACTGCTTTGACTACCAGAACCATCGTCTATTCTATTGTTAACAAGCAATATTATGAAAGCTCTGTCTTGATCCGTTTTGGGAGACATGTCGTTTGTCATTAGCAATTCTGAGAGCTAATATCTAATGTCTCAGCAAAGTGCTATgcgatattttgtaatttcaaaatatctcttatagttaatattgtaaaaacacTGATTTTGAGTAcagagtaatattttttgtaagaaaaCAAACGTACAAGTATTGCTAATATTTGATTAATGTCTTTTAAATATCCataaaattagataaataatgaaaataaataaagaatttagtatttatacaataatgtattCCTCACGACAATTATGGCAGTCTAGCGTGTTTTTTTTTCCACACTTTAATCAAGAAGATTTTAAGCTTTCGATTGATATAACGCTCGAGAGTgggcacaaaaatattaaagttaactTCTGAGGTGTTTCCTTTAAAATAACGCAGACGGTATTCCCCGTCGCGTGTTACCTGGCAATACAGGACCCCACTCAACCCCTCATCCACGGAGGGGGTGACCCCCAGCCCCCCAGCCAAATTAACTCGCCCTCGTTCACCTGCCCTTTGAAGATGCCGACTGTACGGCGGCGGGACAAATTGGTCGCACTTgagtttgtgttttgtttagttcagtaattgtgtttttatgaGTCGTACTAAGTTTTAGGGATGGTtagtttatgataaaattttaattatatgagtctcttcctagccgaatttcagtcACGGCGGCCTATCTAAACAGAGGTCagtcaagtacgcaggagatattatagtgcacaaatgtgtgcacaatacacaggtgcattctctgttccttcactctcaaaGTCCGATGAGATGGTAATCCGACACGACCAGAGGGAAATCGGGCGCAGGACTAAcagctttacatgctttccaaGGCATGGGAgtatcaatatatataaaagtacattttattttataattcaaattcagATTGAATTCAGAACGCTAGCTCTCGATTTCGTATGAATTTCTAAATTTTACAATCTGGTACTAATGTCAGGATATAAGAACAGTATTAAAATACACAACACAAGCAAGTATCCCTCTCCGGGAATCAATTTTGCCGTCACCGTACCCTCCCCGGGGAGTCCAACACCAACAGATATTgcaatttcatttcattttaatgcGAATGTTTATTTCTAACGTAATCCCGTTAGGTGGCAGGTGGCATTCAGTAGGGATGGTTATCGCATTTACCATCACAGTATAGCTTTTTATATCCTGTAAATGGTTTACAGACAGCCTTAGCGGTGTATTGCGTTTACAGTAcatcgctctgaggttctgggttcgaggCAAAGTGGgtttaggtttttctacttagtattcGTTTGTATCTAGAATTCGTACCCGATAATAATGGTAATTAACGcaacaatgtaatgcaatttattcaTGTGTTAGtggattttgaataatatttcgatACAGGCAATGTCGTTAATGGTTTGACAGTAAAAATTCTTTTCGCTGCGCTGGTCCCAAGAATATCCCGTACAATCGTATTAAACGCTAATTTGACCAAGGAAGcgataaactaatataaaagaaaGCGATACTTGTGGCTATAAACTTATATACGTCGGTACGTACAAAACTTAATGTACCGGAAACAAAAAGGAATCCATTGCTTACGTCTTGGTTACCCCAAGAAACTTATTTAAACACGCAAGCCTGAGGCATCGATCGCGTGCTCTCTACCACACGCGAACTTTATTACTTTGTCATCCTAGTAATGTACTGGCAAGTTTGGTTTTGGTAGAAGGCGTGACGGTAAACGTCAAGTGACTAAGAATATACAcgattaatttttgtataccatacagccgaaacaataaaattagatttttgtctaaaagatcacataaaaatacacaaataataataacaaaaaatacacgcGGAATTAATAGATCAAGCACACCGTCAGCGCCGCCGTAGGAAcgagcgggacgtgtgcggggccgcggggtgaGGAAGGGTGTGCTTATAACGGTCGGCTGTAGTAGTAGGTATCTGGCAGCAACCGACATAcgtcaaattttattaatacaaaaggtaaccatcttgacgaaattttaatatgtttttgggcaaaatatacataataaaaattaatgcaaTGGGTTGAGCTGATTCTTGATAAACTGATTTCCAGTTTGTAATACACTAAACATAATAGTATAACTTTGTACAATTGGTTGATGAGATGTGGTTTCTGATGGTGAGCGGACGCACGCTTACAAAcaggtttcaacaggccggcataattgtgtcggctgcaGAGGGCTTaccgtctctcgtcagtcgatattctataaGACAcaactccacttactatcaggagCAGTGGGTTCATTTTGTCGTTccccttataaaaaaatacagtagcAAACTATTATAAAGTACTGTATGGCACTCCTGCACATGGTAGAATGAAATgtcataattattactaatGACACGGATTTCAACATCTTAACATAACAATTACaatttgagaaaataaattgtataatagagttattaatgtttgtaatagCCACTGTGTTCGCATACATTTCAAAAGGAAAGTGTTCTTCACTCCGTCAGTAGATTCGGTGTTTAATTATTCGCCCTGTGTAATACTATATAACGAACGTACTGATTGTACTCCACcaataaaattcatagaaatcttactaaatagtaatttatttgaaactgtaaTCCAATACTTATAATAGCggatataaacaaaactatcaCATGCATTCTTATGTAGGTCTAAACATATTTTAGACGCAATTCCGCTTCAATGTCGTCCTACTTCTTCCAACCTCTaacaaaatagaaatagaattgtttttataaatcacGCGATGGCTCAAGTTCAGTCGGAGCTTAGACGACACGCGACTCCTTAGCATAATGGATTCGTGACTAATGAGACGGAATATTACCGCGCGGGAGCGGGTTCGTGGTGCAGTACATGAGAGTCAGCGGTTTTTGTGCatctattttgtattgtttaagttatttgattatttatcaGCCATTATTAAAGTGACTGTattcagttatataaaaatggaagTAGAATGTAGCAATaagtaataaatgattattatcaTTAACTAAAAAACCAGCTCGGGCTAGCAGGTAAGGGAAAaaagtataatacaaaattacgtCATCCACCGTACCTCTGTCCAAcgtgataaacttaaaaactatcgACAGGATTTCGATATAATTCGTTATGGCAATGGTTGGGGCCCTTAGGCCTTTCCGAGCCTATATTCTTGATATAGGCTATTTATCCGGGGAAAATATTAAGCAGATCTTTTATCAAGGAAAAtctttagattttaatataatgatgACTACAACACTTCGCGATCCTCACCAAAACTACCAGTTATTATAAGAGTGAGAGactataatatgaatatatattatactaaacaTGTTGCATTATTCGGCTTACTTGATACAACCGATGCCTCACTTCAACCTTCTCTTAAGATCTAGTCTTGAGTAAAATGTAGTAGAAATACCCACATGATGTCTTATTTATTTGATCTAGAATTGGAACCCAGGCCCATCTGACCAATAAGAAGACGTCCAAGTTTTTttcgcctttatcctcgaagggggtAAGCAGAATATGAGCAACTATGACGTTTTATCCATCCCATGAAGTGATTTGGGCTAGCCTATTACCATATGAGAGCAATGCCTAATTCGTCTACCGAGATGATAATTCTCCGGTTCTAAacccaaagggcacacacctctgacttttcgaaaattatttgtgtattcttccTTAATACCTGACAAATTCCTATAGGTATTTTGAGAGTGTGAGAATTCTACCattccgcactaggtcagcgtggtggagtaattCCTCatcccctctcagtagtagagaagacccgTGTCCATCAatcggacagtatataatacatggctaaTATTAGCCAGACTTTGTTCCGATGCTAAATAGAATAACCGCATATCGCTTTGCCCAATCAGAGACCTCGGAGTAGTGTCATACCACGCACGTAACACATCTACGTCAAGGCACTTTGATACTATATGTGTTATTGTGACACGAACAGCGCACCCATTCCTTGGCCTTCTATAAAAATCCGCTGCTATTTTGTACCACGCACCACTGACCTATTCCGACCCAGCCTTGGCCCACGGTTTCGTGGGAAAGCTCATTTGCGAGGTTTTAACATAGAAACTATTTCAATAGTGAAGGAAGTAGGCTcattagtaatttattgtacagtGTTCAAGTGGGTATTTTCAGCACTTCCTTGTACGGGGAAGTTATGTTTGTGTTTTcgtatttattaagattttgtaaataaattatgtgggTGGCGTTCCAGGTTAATGTATGTCTGAGGAAATTACAAATATCATTCCTTTGATGTCATTACAAATGAGACCTGCAAAACGTACATAGATATTGTAGAAAAGATTTGGTATAGTTCGTAAGAGCCCTTTCGTTGGTTAAATCCTCGGGAAGCGTTACAGCGTAACATAGATTACCGACCGGGGAATCGAACCTAAGGCTTCTACGTTTACTCATAACGCTGACAATAGACTGAGAAGACggttataaagtataataaaaatcacgCATTTTCATACAATGTAAATTAGCTCTGACTACAGAAAGATATTTCACAGTATAGAATAACACAGCCTTATTATCATTCTTCAGGAGTTTCATAAAAACAATCGAACTTTCACGTACCTTGTTAGAAGAAAACACGGCTCGTTAGCTAGAGGGGGATTTTTTGCTCATTGAAATTCTACGAAGGCTTTGACGTCAATTTGTCTCGCTAAACGACCGGAACACTGGATAGGCTTCAAAAGATTGGTATTGGGTTCATATTGGAGCTTTTGTGAACGGATTAGCGggtagttataattatttcatgatCTTGTTTATCTGTctctatatttatctatatttattaacttatgtATGAATAATATGGACAGGCGGCTGGATAAAGGTCGATgaaacacgctggatgcaggctgcTTTTATTTGATCCATCCGGAATTGACTTCAAGTGGCTGATGATGCTGATGGTGTATATAGAAAGGCATTCGGATCTTTGGAATATTTACTAGCTCGTTATCCGAGAGACCATGTAGATAGATGACACCGCTATATCTTTTtactagtaaaattattatgcatTGTTCTTTCCCATTTGAAGGATTTTGTAGGCAGTAGATTACATGGTAGATAATAGATtaacataaatttttttttgccctCAGATATATGCATTAGTTTCTAATTCAAGTCATCGCGTTCAGTATGAAACGAGTCAATTGATAGTCTCATTATATGTTATATAGAAAAGCGTATAACAAAGAAACACGATACAGTAATAGCTAATAAAGAGAATGTCTGCATAAAATCCAAAAGCAATTTGCAAACACGTCGAAGTGACGCGTTAATCTGGATGGCTTGTTTCACGAAAACCCAATTTATTCCCGCGAGGGGCTCGGATTAATAAAAACACCAGTTCACTGCCTTTGTGACATCTTGTTTTTTCAAACGGGGGTTTTTGCGAGACGCTTATATTTCCTTCAAAAAGGTTTGCGCATTTCGATTAAAGTAGATGGTTAACGAGAATTCAGTTTTGTGTAGTATTCTTCTTGTTTATGTTAAAGCGTGACGCATACTAACATCTCACAATTTAGTTATAttaacttatatataaaaataaatttgtgtataTTCCCTATGGATTACAAATGGTTGGAGTgattttaatggaatttttaagtaattttcgGATTAGCGCTAAGTTCCTGTGACGTTTGATTGCGGTCAGGCCACTAGAAGTCTGGCTGTAGATAATGATTGCTACGCGTTCGGAGTCGGGGCGGATcgttagtaaaatatataaataaatcgtcGGTACTCAAGCGGCATTCTCATACACGAGATGTTCTCTCTCTTCTATTctggtatttattataaaccagTAACATCGCAGTAAATcttatattaaatcttattcATGGTTTTAATGCGGGCGAAACTCTAATATTTACTTGAGTATTTAGActcagctgaatggatttggtacacggatagaccatgtccttgaTTAACAAAGGCTATTTTTTACCTTGGTAATTTGTTCCTCtgggaaataataatatttgaaatcacAATTTTTGGCGCAGTTGTCTTACAAATAGCGCTATGAACAATGTTTTAGGGACCTTTGTAGCGGAAATAGCTTTTCTGGCGAGCGAAGCCACGGACAACACGCAGTGTTACATAaagataatattcgtaaaatgtttattttcaagtCAACATATTATTCCATTTTGGacttatttctaaaaaattcGATATCACATTATACCAAAGCCGCAACCCGCAAACCCTCGTATAAAATCTCCGCGGATTTTCGTATGCAAATAAGCGAATGTGTATGTTGTTTATGTTCAAAAGGACTCTGAATCGTCTTTGGATCCGACACGTTGTACACCGCTCGGGACGGAGGAACCATGCCAACTGACAGAAACAAAGATCGACTCAAAATCCTTTTGACACAACACAACAAGCCCGATCGGGCTCACTCCTTCTACCATGAGGAAATGATAATCATGATCATTTCTGCTTGTTGTCAGGTTCCGAAGTCCTATCCGAGGGTCGACGAGTCCTGTTCGTGGACGCCGCGTAAATGTACTGACTACTGTGAGCGACGCGAGTGTACCATCCGCAACGTAACCAGCTCTAGAAGATGAACACAGATCCCCAGCAGTTAGAATATTAACGTGATACACAAGTAGTTAACATGGCGGAGGGACCACAGACAATATGGCAGAAGATCGACAACTCCATCATCCCCGTCATCAACCTGGAGGTGCGGGAGGTCCGGGAGATATTATGGGAGAAGATACAGGAACCCACCTCACAGAGGAAGATCATCCTGGTGATAGTGTCCATAGCGCTGCTATTAGACAACATGTTGTATATGGTGATCGTGCCTATCATCCCGGACTACTTGAGGTATATAGGCGCATGGGGAGAGGCAGGCTACGACCATGTCGTTACCTTGCCACCCATCAGAGAGGGTAACAGGACCATCATACCGACCAAGATTATACCCGCGTCACACCATGGTCAGGACTCTGCGACGGGAGTGCTCTTCGCGTCCAAAGCTATAGTGCAGCTCATGATAAACCCTTTCTCCGGTGCCTTAATTGACCGCATAGGGTACGATATACCCATGATGATAGGACTCATAATAATGTTCCTATCGACCTCAATATTCGCGTGCGGTCGGAGTTACAGCATGTTGTTCTTCGCGAGGAGTCTCCAGGGAGTAGGATCGGCGTTTGCTGATACTTCAGGGCTGGCCATGATTGCTGACCGGTTTACTGAAGAAAGTGAGCGCTCAAAGGCTCTTGGAATTGCCCTCGCATTTATAAGTTTCGGAAGCCTTGTAGCGCCACCTTTTGGAGGTGCTTTGTATCAGTTTGCGGGTAAAGAAGTACCGTTTCTTATTCTCGCTCTGATATCTTTAATGGATGGATTCATGCTGCTATTGGTAATGAAACCAATTAAAACGCAGATGAAAGAAGCGAACCAACCGAAGCCAGCTGGCACTCCGATATGGAAACTCCTCATGGACCCGTATATCGCAGTATGTGCTGGAGCTCTCATGATGTCTAACGTTGCTTTGGCTTTCCTCGAGCCTACAATTTCCTCCTGGATGGAAGATAACTTGACCAAAGACAATTGGAAGATTGGCATGATATGGCTACCAGCTTTCTTCCCGCACGTTCTTGGGGTAATCATCACAGTAAAGATGGCAAAGAAATACCCACAACAACAATGGCTGATGGCTGCTGGTGGATTGGCTTTAGAAGGATTGTGCTGTTTCATTATTCCGTTCGCGAGTTCGTACAAAATGCTCATGATACCTATTTGCGGCATCTGTTTCGGGATCGCGTTGATTGACACTGCTCTTCTGCCCACCCTGGGTTACCTGGTCGATGTTCGGTACGTTTCTGTGTACGGAAGCATCTACGCAATCGCTGATATATCATATTCATTCGCGTATGCTGTGGGACCGATTATAGCAGGAGAAGTGGTCGAAGCCATTGGCTTCACTGCTCTGAATCTCCTAATTGCTTTCAGCAACCTCCTGTATGCCCCAGTACTTATGTACCTCAGGCACATCTACGACTTTAAACCATTTGAGAACGAAGCAAATATTCTCATGTCTGACCCGCCGGATAAAGAATACCAAACGTACAGCATGCAAGATCAGAGGCCCGTCAACGGTGAATACAAAAACCATTTGGAATATTCCAACGTGTCTGGACAAGTGGCAGCAACGCAGGAGTCGAATGTGGACGCCGCGCAGACTGGCTACTCATACGACCAGTCGTATCAGGGGGATTATCAGAACTACAGCCAGGGCTACGAGCAGGAGTACCAGCACCAACCGGAGTACAACCAGCCGCGGCAGTTGCCTGCCCAGCCGCAGCCCGCGCCTAGCAATCCGTTCCGCGCAGGCACGGCAGCGGCTCCCGCACCCGCGCCCGCGCCAGCCCCGCCTGCTCCCACCATCAAGAACCCGTTCCGGCAAGGCttctaaattttattcagtGTTGTTGtcgatatttttgaatttacttgttgtttaattataaagttctCAATTAATGCCTTCGATCACTGAGCCGCGTCACATCGGCGGCGGGTTTAGTCTCTGTTAGGTGTCTATTAGATGTGCTTAAACTGTAGTTGTGCGAGTGATGTACGTAGACTCACACAAGTAATGTGAACCTGCCGGGCCCTATGTACACCACTCGAGCTGTTTTCTTGTTGATCTTGTACTGTTCTAAAACTGTTATGTCTTctgatatataagtataataatgtgtaagtaataataagaaatatagcGGCGTAAATCTCGATGTACACTCGAAATAGACATGAAATTCTTAAAGATATATCGTTTGGGGTGTATATAGATACATTGTATAAACGTATATACTGGCACACGATTCACGTTGCACTAGGTAAGGGcctaagaaatatttattggtgAAATCTTGGCACTTACGGGCATTTTAATGATCTCGCTTTTGTGTAACTTGATGTGAAGCTACATAGGTGCGTGGGACATAGATTGTGGgtggaatttattataattatattagatgACGTCAAGCGTTGGACGTGCGACAGCGACGCAGGCCTTGGTGACGTAATCAAGTCTTCATAAACTGCGAAATATCATACAATTGCTGTGTCACTATCGCTACGTCATTGACTCGACGTTAGGACTACAAATGGTAGTACATACTACGATATAACTGTTTAACTATTTAAATGAAAGTATCAACATACAAATTCTGACTACAATCTATACTAAGCTCAGAATTGTAATTATGTATgtgtcattatatttttagacgTACTATAAGATATTTCCTATGCTATATCAGCAATATTAGTGTACGGCTTCATAATTATTCTATATCAATAGTTGTAGGTTAGTATCAACTTGTGATAAGTTGCAACCAAGTAACGAAACATATCAGGATCTTTTGATCCACGTAACTTAAGTTAGAGTAGTGAGGTAAGTGTATAAGTGGTAGTAAGGCCACGTTTTAGCTTAAAATCAGGTACATCGATTTAACGTTTGGTGGGATGACATCGTATTTCTTGTTTAGAGTCCGAAATTAACATTATAGCTACTTGCAAAAAGTATGACTGAAGAATGGAAGGTTCaatatatactaatacatatcaaataaaGAAGAAATGGAAATTTCGTATgttaatataacttatataacagaatttgtttgttataaaatctaataaaagaGTAAATAGTATTAGAGAATGTTTCGATGATATTAGAATTCTACAAAAACCTACTACTAATCAACTTTATATACCTCCATTAGGTAAGTAAAGATCTCATCCCACCGAACCGTTTACAAAACGGAAGATTCAATTCAATTGTAAAGTAATTGTAGAAGATATCGCGACGAGCCCGACATGTCAATTGAACGAATGTATAAAGTAAAACTTTACGTGTAATAtatggatatttaaaattattatgtacacaTTCGTTTGAACCACGCTGGCACCGCGCGGTCGCCAACCGCTTTAGTTCAGTGTGATGAATGTCCTTTCATTAGACTAGAGACAGGTAGGAGGCACTGTATCTGGTGGAGACCGTCATGCCTGGCGATCAGCTGTCCAAGAC
This genomic stretch from Manduca sexta isolate Smith_Timp_Sample1 chromosome 21, JHU_Msex_v1.0, whole genome shotgun sequence harbors:
- the LOC115442231 gene encoding vesicular acetylcholine transporter gives rise to the protein MAEGPQTIWQKIDNSIIPVINLEVREVREILWEKIQEPTSQRKIILVIVSIALLLDNMLYMVIVPIIPDYLRYIGAWGEAGYDHVVTLPPIREGNRTIIPTKIIPASHHGQDSATGVLFASKAIVQLMINPFSGALIDRIGYDIPMMIGLIIMFLSTSIFACGRSYSMLFFARSLQGVGSAFADTSGLAMIADRFTEESERSKALGIALAFISFGSLVAPPFGGALYQFAGKEVPFLILALISLMDGFMLLLVMKPIKTQMKEANQPKPAGTPIWKLLMDPYIAVCAGALMMSNVALAFLEPTISSWMEDNLTKDNWKIGMIWLPAFFPHVLGVIITVKMAKKYPQQQWLMAAGGLALEGLCCFIIPFASSYKMLMIPICGICFGIALIDTALLPTLGYLVDVRYVSVYGSIYAIADISYSFAYAVGPIIAGEVVEAIGFTALNLLIAFSNLLYAPVLMYLRHIYDFKPFENEANILMSDPPDKEYQTYSMQDQRPVNGEYKNHLEYSNVSGQVAATQESNVDAAQTGYSYDQSYQGDYQNYSQGYEQEYQHQPEYNQPRQLPAQPQPAPSNPFRAGTAAAPAPAPAPAPPAPTIKNPFRQGF